In the genome of Salvelinus sp. IW2-2015 linkage group LG25, ASM291031v2, whole genome shotgun sequence, one region contains:
- the atoh7 gene encoding transcription factor atoh7 codes for MVSRQPSCTGSDSGSESESLDSKSGSPEKHDGSTRRRMAANARERKRMQGLNTAFDRLRKVVPQWGQDKQLSKYETLQMALSYIMALSRILTDAQKRKAPHRQWLDLQFDCVQPENYQCFSTISYSSPDEHEYTHSSFPYQYDGLQVPT; via the coding sequence ATGGTGTCCCGCCAGCCCAGTTGCACTGGATCTGACTCTGGATCCGAGTCTGAGAGTCTGGATTCCAAGTCTGGATCTCCAGAGAAGCATGATGGTTCCACACGGCGGAGGATGGCAGCCAACGCCCGTGAGAGGAAGAGGATGCAGGGGCTGAACACAGCCTTTGACCGTCTCCGTAAAGTGGTCCCCCAGTGGGGCCAGGATAAGCAACTGTCCAAGTACGAGACTCTGCAGATGGCCCTCAGCTACATCATGGCCCTCAGCCGGATCCTGACGGACGCCCAGAAGCGCAAAGCCCCCCACAGACAGTGGCTGGACCTGCAGTTTGACTGTGTGCAGCCAGAGAACTATCAGTGCTTCAGTACTATCAGCTACAGCTCTCCAGATGAACACGAGTACACGCATTCGTCCTTTCCCTACCAGTACGACGGCCTCCAAGTTCCTACATAG
- the mypn gene encoding myopalladin isoform X5, with protein MWRLKLQKTEDGHFLIDPVQLQLLHNQVLMEQQQTDTEPTGATQSQEEASAWPAWKQPEPQPQPQHQLQNQQSLPRSSTPMPLQSTHPAPIPTIAPTPLPNFTPVTTLNTTPAPQLNTSAPAPLLNIASAPLLNPYATQSYFLSSSSPLLNTSPVPPINTTSALLLNTAPPAPIMGTLPSPLQLKTASSCMSSPSSAPLLSTVPAPHLHTSPASSPYMTLQNTTHSSQLNLAPLSLPKSIHVPQFNTPLIPHLNTAPXASLSSIPAAFNRAPTTMQNTSPSPLLRTTHASLLNLAXTSQSFNYARPKEFITAQTPLSPVRSPSPTESPVPLLHELAAELNSSNPNLFSPQPRVFPTRVLKSPTSPPSFMSSPTSPSILPAAYLNSVFTLPQQSPPQAASPTSSTSTPSPIQNHVAFLSSVLPSLHTTQATNSMGLPRSAHGPPQGMQKKLPPSTRPMSDVDIRSSQQTLLQDMEKNLRFNEDFMRGHVQQKQTTYEGKTASRPLGPNIPATVFNYDEEYKVSNFEQRLLSEIEFRLERTPVEESDDEVQHDESPTGKCVAPIFDRKLRNFRAMEGVPMTFSCKVVGIPVPKVYWFKDGKQILRKNEHYKKIREGDGTCVLHIEVTNNDDDGNYTVMAANPQGRISCSGHLIIQTGPLRNRMTPMIHSQRVRARIQEVEEGEPTQERFFRPHFLQAPGDMVAHEGRVCRLDCKVSGLPNPELMWLINGRPIYPDFYHRMLVRENGIHSLVIDPLKQDDAGTYTCIASNKAGQSSFGLELRVVEKEMKQAPQFVEKLQNTGIAEGTPVRLECRVLGMPPPVIYWKKDNDTIPHTKARVSIHQDATGYVCLLIQPTRKEDAGWYTVSAKNEAGIVSCTARLDIYAQWHKHVPLPMKKAPRQGSRYAVLTGQGLDIKSAFPTTDNSPILFSSSPVEAQLESEEL; from the exons ATGTGGAGATTAAAACTacaaaaaactgaggatggtcaTTTCTTAAT AGACCCTGTCCAGCTGCAGCTTCTGCACAACCAGGTGCTTATGGAGCAGCAGCAGACTGACACTGAGCCAACCGGAGCCACCCAGAGCCAAGAGGAGGCATCTGCCTGGCCAGCCTGGAAGCAACCcgagccccagccccagccccagcaccAGCTCCAGAACCAGCAAAGCCTACCCCGTTCATCTACCCCCATGCCACTGCAGTCCACCCACCCCGCACCCATACCGACCATAGCCCCAACACCCTTACCCAACTTCACCCCTGTGACAACACTGAACACTACCCCTGCACCCCAGCTAAACACTAGTGCCCCTGCACCCCTGCTTAACATTGCCTCTGCACCACTACTGAACCCATACGCAACCCAATCctattttctttcttcttcttcacccCTGCTAAACACAAGCCCTGTACCACCAATAAACACTACTTCTGCACTGCTACTGAACACAGCCCCTCCTGCACCCATTATGGGTACCCTACCATCCCCTCTTCAACTGAAGACAGCTTCGTCTTGTATGAGCTCCCCTTCGTCTGCCCCTCTGCTGAGCACTGTTCCTGCACCCCACCTGCATACCAGCCCTGCATCCTCACCCTATATGACCCTGCAAAACACCACCCATTCTTCCCAGCTGAACTTAGCCCCCTTATCCCTGCCTAAATCTATTCACGTACCCCAGTTTAACACACCTCTCATACCTCATCTGAATACAGCCCCCARAGCATCTCTCAGCTCRATCCCTGCAGCTTTCAACAGGGCCCCTACAACCATGCAGaacacctccccctccccccttctcagAACAACTCATGCCTCCCTCCTCAACCTGGCTSCCACTTCACAGAGCTTCAACTATGCTAGGCCAAAAGAGTTTATCACTGCCCAGACTCCCCTCTCTCCAGTCAGGAGTCCCTCCCCTACAGAGTCCCCAGTTCCGTTGCTCCACGAGCTGGCTGCCGAGCTCAACTCCTCCAACCCCAACCTGTTCTCTCCYCAACCCAGAGTCTTCCCCACCAGAGTCCTCAAGTCACCCACTAGCCCCCCTTCCTTCATGTCCTCCCCCACCTCACCCTCCATTTTGCCTGCTGCCTACCTCAACTCTGTGTTCACCCTGCCACAGCAGTCACCCCCACAGGCAGCGTCCCCGACCTCCAGCACCTCCACCCCCAGCCCCATCCAGAACCATGTGGCCTTCCTCAGCTCTGTCCTGCCCTCTCTACACACCACACAAGCCACRAACTCGATGGGCCTGCCCAGGAGTGCTCATGG GCCACCTCAAGGCATGCAGAAGAAGTTGCCTCCAAGCACTCGTCCTATGTCAGATGTTGACATCCGTAGCAGCCAACAAACCCTCCTCCAGGATATGGAGAAAAATCTTAGGTTCAATGAAGATTTTATGCGTGGTCATGTACAACAG AAGCAGACTACTTATGAGGGGAAAACAGCGAGCAGACCCCTCGGACCAAACATTCCTGCCACTGTCTTTAACTATGACGAG GAGTACAAAGTGTCCAACTTTGAGCAGAGGCTGTTGAGTGAGATCGAGTTCCGTCTGGAGCGCACCCCAGTCGAGGAGTCGGATGACGAGGTACAACACGATGAGAGCCCGACGGGGAAGTGCGTCGCGCCCATATTCGACAGGAAGCTGAGGAACTTCAGGGCCATGGAGGGTGTGCCTATGACGTTCTCCTGTAAAGTGGTGGGGATCCCCGTACCGAAG GTTTACTGGTTCAAGGATGGCAAGCAGATCTTGAGGAAAAATGAGCATTATAAGAAGATAAGAGAGGGGGACGGAACCTGTGTCCTACACATAGAGGTCACCAATAACGACGATGATGGCAACTACACTGTCATGGCAGCTAACCCCCAG GGACGAATCAGCTGCTCTGGTCATTTGATCATCCAAACGGGTCCTCTCCGAAACCGAATGACACCTATGATTCACTCTCAGAG GGTGCGGGCCCGCATACAGGAAGTGGAAGAGGGTGAACCAACCCAGGAGCGCTTCTTCCGACCTCACTTCCTCCAGGCTCCAGGGGACATGGTGGCTCATGAGGGCAGAGTCTGTAGATTAGACTGCAAG GTGAGTGGCCTTCCAAACCCAGAGCTGATGTGGCTGATCAACGGGAGGCCCATCTACCCAGACTTCTACCACCGGATGCTGGTGAGGGAGAACGGCATCCATTCCCTTGTCATAGACCCCCTAAAacaggacgacgctgggacatACACCTGCATCGCCAGCAACAAAGCAGGACAGAGCTCCTTCGGTCTGGAGTTAAGAGTTGTGG AAAAAGAGATGAAGCAGGCCCCCCAGTTTGTTGAGAAGCTCCAGAACACAGGCATCGCAGAGGGCACCCCCGTCCGACTGGAGTGCAGGGTTCTGGGCATGCCTCCACCTGTAATCTATTGGAAGAAAGACAACGACACCATTCCTCACACCAAGGCCAGAGTCAG CATACACCAGGATGCTACTGGATATGTTTGCCTCCTGATTCAGCCTACCAGGAAAGAGGATGCTGGCTGGTACACTGTGTCAGCAAAGAATGAGGCTGGAATTGTTTCATGCACAGCCAGGCTAGACATCTATG CCCAGTGGCATAAGCATGTCCCTCTGCCTATGAAAAAGGCTCCGCGGCAGGGCAGTCGCTATGCAGTGCTGACCGGTCAAGGCCTGGACATCAAATCTGCCTTCCCCACGACGGACAATAGCCCCATCCTGTTCTCCAGCTCCCCTGTGGAGGCACAGCTGGAGAGTGAGGAGCTGTGA
- the mypn gene encoding myopalladin isoform X6, which produces MEQQQTDTEPTGATQSQEEASAWPAWKQPEPQPQPQHQLQNQQSLPRSSTPMPLQSTHPAPIPTIAPTPLPNFTPVTTLNTTPAPQLNTSAPAPLLNIASAPLLNPYATQSYFLSSSSPLLNTSPVPPINTTSALLLNTAPPAPIMGTLPSPLQLKTASSCMSSPSSAPLLSTVPAPHLHTSPASSPYMTLQNTTHSSQLNLAPLSLPKSIHVPQFNTPLIPHLNTAPXASLSSIPAAFNRAPTTMQNTSPSPLLRTTHASLLNLAXTSQSFNYARPKEFITAQTPLSPVRSPSPTESPVPLLHELAAELNSSNPNLFSPQPRVFPTRVLKSPTSPPSFMSSPTSPSILPAAYLNSVFTLPQQSPPQAASPTSSTSTPSPIQNHVAFLSSVLPSLHTTQATNSMGLPRSAHGPPQGMQKKLPPSTRPMSDVDIRSSQQTLLQDMEKNLRFNEDFMRGHVQQKQTTYEGKTASRPLGPNIPATVFNYDEEYKVSNFEQRLLSEIEFRLERTPVEESDDEVQHDESPTGKCVAPIFDRKLRNFRAMEGVPMTFSCKVVGIPVPKVYWFKDGKQILRKNEHYKKIREGDGTCVLHIEVTNNDDDGNYTVMAANPQGRISCSGHLIIQTGPLRNRMTPMIHSQRVRARIQEVEEGEPTQERFFRPHFLQAPGDMVAHEGRVCRLDCKVSGLPNPELMWLINGRPIYPDFYHRMLVRENGIHSLVIDPLKQDDAGTYTCIASNKAGQSSFGLELRVVEKEMKQAPQFVEKLQNTGIAEGTPVRLECRVLGMPPPVIYWKKDNDTIPHTKARVSIHQDATGYVCLLIQPTRKEDAGWYTVSAKNEAGIVSCTARLDIYAQWHKHVPLPMKKAPRQGSRYAVLTGQGLDIKSAFPTTDNSPILFSSSPVEAQLESEEL; this is translated from the exons ATGGAGCAGCAGCAGACTGACACTGAGCCAACCGGAGCCACCCAGAGCCAAGAGGAGGCATCTGCCTGGCCAGCCTGGAAGCAACCcgagccccagccccagccccagcaccAGCTCCAGAACCAGCAAAGCCTACCCCGTTCATCTACCCCCATGCCACTGCAGTCCACCCACCCCGCACCCATACCGACCATAGCCCCAACACCCTTACCCAACTTCACCCCTGTGACAACACTGAACACTACCCCTGCACCCCAGCTAAACACTAGTGCCCCTGCACCCCTGCTTAACATTGCCTCTGCACCACTACTGAACCCATACGCAACCCAATCctattttctttcttcttcttcacccCTGCTAAACACAAGCCCTGTACCACCAATAAACACTACTTCTGCACTGCTACTGAACACAGCCCCTCCTGCACCCATTATGGGTACCCTACCATCCCCTCTTCAACTGAAGACAGCTTCGTCTTGTATGAGCTCCCCTTCGTCTGCCCCTCTGCTGAGCACTGTTCCTGCACCCCACCTGCATACCAGCCCTGCATCCTCACCCTATATGACCCTGCAAAACACCACCCATTCTTCCCAGCTGAACTTAGCCCCCTTATCCCTGCCTAAATCTATTCACGTACCCCAGTTTAACACACCTCTCATACCTCATCTGAATACAGCCCCCARAGCATCTCTCAGCTCRATCCCTGCAGCTTTCAACAGGGCCCCTACAACCATGCAGaacacctccccctccccccttctcagAACAACTCATGCCTCCCTCCTCAACCTGGCTSCCACTTCACAGAGCTTCAACTATGCTAGGCCAAAAGAGTTTATCACTGCCCAGACTCCCCTCTCTCCAGTCAGGAGTCCCTCCCCTACAGAGTCCCCAGTTCCGTTGCTCCACGAGCTGGCTGCCGAGCTCAACTCCTCCAACCCCAACCTGTTCTCTCCYCAACCCAGAGTCTTCCCCACCAGAGTCCTCAAGTCACCCACTAGCCCCCCTTCCTTCATGTCCTCCCCCACCTCACCCTCCATTTTGCCTGCTGCCTACCTCAACTCTGTGTTCACCCTGCCACAGCAGTCACCCCCACAGGCAGCGTCCCCGACCTCCAGCACCTCCACCCCCAGCCCCATCCAGAACCATGTGGCCTTCCTCAGCTCTGTCCTGCCCTCTCTACACACCACACAAGCCACRAACTCGATGGGCCTGCCCAGGAGTGCTCATGG GCCACCTCAAGGCATGCAGAAGAAGTTGCCTCCAAGCACTCGTCCTATGTCAGATGTTGACATCCGTAGCAGCCAACAAACCCTCCTCCAGGATATGGAGAAAAATCTTAGGTTCAATGAAGATTTTATGCGTGGTCATGTACAACAG AAGCAGACTACTTATGAGGGGAAAACAGCGAGCAGACCCCTCGGACCAAACATTCCTGCCACTGTCTTTAACTATGACGAG GAGTACAAAGTGTCCAACTTTGAGCAGAGGCTGTTGAGTGAGATCGAGTTCCGTCTGGAGCGCACCCCAGTCGAGGAGTCGGATGACGAGGTACAACACGATGAGAGCCCGACGGGGAAGTGCGTCGCGCCCATATTCGACAGGAAGCTGAGGAACTTCAGGGCCATGGAGGGTGTGCCTATGACGTTCTCCTGTAAAGTGGTGGGGATCCCCGTACCGAAG GTTTACTGGTTCAAGGATGGCAAGCAGATCTTGAGGAAAAATGAGCATTATAAGAAGATAAGAGAGGGGGACGGAACCTGTGTCCTACACATAGAGGTCACCAATAACGACGATGATGGCAACTACACTGTCATGGCAGCTAACCCCCAG GGACGAATCAGCTGCTCTGGTCATTTGATCATCCAAACGGGTCCTCTCCGAAACCGAATGACACCTATGATTCACTCTCAGAG GGTGCGGGCCCGCATACAGGAAGTGGAAGAGGGTGAACCAACCCAGGAGCGCTTCTTCCGACCTCACTTCCTCCAGGCTCCAGGGGACATGGTGGCTCATGAGGGCAGAGTCTGTAGATTAGACTGCAAG GTGAGTGGCCTTCCAAACCCAGAGCTGATGTGGCTGATCAACGGGAGGCCCATCTACCCAGACTTCTACCACCGGATGCTGGTGAGGGAGAACGGCATCCATTCCCTTGTCATAGACCCCCTAAAacaggacgacgctgggacatACACCTGCATCGCCAGCAACAAAGCAGGACAGAGCTCCTTCGGTCTGGAGTTAAGAGTTGTGG AAAAAGAGATGAAGCAGGCCCCCCAGTTTGTTGAGAAGCTCCAGAACACAGGCATCGCAGAGGGCACCCCCGTCCGACTGGAGTGCAGGGTTCTGGGCATGCCTCCACCTGTAATCTATTGGAAGAAAGACAACGACACCATTCCTCACACCAAGGCCAGAGTCAG CATACACCAGGATGCTACTGGATATGTTTGCCTCCTGATTCAGCCTACCAGGAAAGAGGATGCTGGCTGGTACACTGTGTCAGCAAAGAATGAGGCTGGAATTGTTTCATGCACAGCCAGGCTAGACATCTATG CCCAGTGGCATAAGCATGTCCCTCTGCCTATGAAAAAGGCTCCGCGGCAGGGCAGTCGCTATGCAGTGCTGACCGGTCAAGGCCTGGACATCAAATCTGCCTTCCCCACGACGGACAATAGCCCCATCCTGTTCTCCAGCTCCCCTGTGGAGGCACAGCTGGAGAGTGAGGAGCTGTGA